One Trichomycterus rosablanca isolate fTriRos1 chromosome 12, fTriRos1.hap1, whole genome shotgun sequence DNA window includes the following coding sequences:
- the pde1a gene encoding dual specificity calcium/calmodulin-dependent 3',5'-cyclic nucleotide phosphodiesterase 1A isoform X1 translates to MDTVPNDTDGLENNSMKYSRNEQTEKMWMRLKGMQKYKTTSQRLRCLVKQLEKGEVNVVDLRKNIEYAASVLEAVYIDETRRLLDTEDELSDIQADSVPMEVRDWLASTFTRKMGVVRRRPEEKPRFRSIVHAVQAGIFVERMYRRTSNMAGLTYPPAVILTLKDVDKWSFDVFTLQEASSEHALKFLVYELLTRYDLINRFRIPVSSLVAFVEALEVGYSKHKNPYHNLIHAADVTQTAHYLMLHTGIMHWLTELEILAMVFAAAIHDFEHTGTTNNFHIQTRSEVAILYNDRSVLENHHVSAAYRLMQEDEMNILINLSKDDWRELRTLVVEMVMSTDMSCHFQQIKTMRNSLQQPEGIDKPKALSLMLHAADISHPAKGWNLHYRWTQALMEEFFRQGDKEAELGLPFSPLCDRKATMIAQSQIGFIDFIVEPTFSVLVDTTEKIIAPLIEETLKSGGMHRSSLTAQGSAAVVESVQRHSDRDSALNDYSLAGINLKQVQYTLSEIIQSNKERWKELSVQELASKEREQCETSPRKPDVTLTRKDSESKSLSDMNNTDSLHSSQDSLEQSTASHSADPGDASPDASPDASPHTHRPLPWNGKTA, encoded by the exons GTTAAGATGTCTGGTTAAGCAGCTGGAAAAGGGTGAGGTGAATGTGGTGGATCTCAGGAAGAACATCGAATATGCTGCCTCTGTGCTGGAAGCTGTCTACATTGATGAAACCAG ACGCCTGCTGGACACGGAGGATGAGCTCAGCGATATCCAGGCTGACTCGGTGCCCATGGAGGTGCGTGACTGGCTGGCGTCCACCTTTACCCGCAAGATGGGTGTGGTGCGGCGGCGCCCAGAGGAGAAACCACGGTTCCGCAGCATCGTCCACGCCGTACAGGCCGGCATTTTTGTGGAAAG gaTGTACAGGAGGACATCAAACATGGCTGGCCTGACATACCCACCAGCAGTAATCCTCACTCTTAAG GATGTTGATAAATGGTCGTTCGATGTCTTCACACTTCAAGAGGCCAGCAGTGAACATGCTCTGAAGTTCCTGGTGTACGAGCTGCTCACCAGATACGACCTGATTAACCGCTTCAGG ATACCTGTGTCTTCTCTGGTGGCGTTTGTGGAGGCTCTGGAGGTGGGTTACAGCAAACACAAAAACCCTTACCACAACCTGATCCACGCTGCCGACGTTACTCAAACTGCACACTATCTGATGCTCCATACTGGCATTATG CACTGGCTCACCGAACTGGAAATATTGGCCATGGTGTTTGCTGCTGCTATCCACGACTTTGAACACACTGGAACCACCAACAATTTTCACATCCAAACCAG GTCAGAAGTGGCTATACTGTATAACGACCGGTCGGTTTTGGAGAACCACCATGTGAGTGCCGCCTACAGGCTAATGCAGGAGGACGAAATGAACATTCTGATCAACCTGTCCAAAGATGACTGGAG AGAGCTACGTACATTGGTGGTGGAGATGGTGATGAGTACGGATATGTCCTGCCACTTCCAACAGATCAAAACTATGAGGAACTCACTACAGCAGCCAGAGGg gatTGACAAACCTAAAGCTCTGTCTCTAATGCTGCACGCTGCCGACATTAGCCACCCAGCTAAAGGTTGGAACCTGCACTACCGCTGGACTCAGGCTTTGATGGAGGAGTTCTTcagacag ggtgATAAGGAAGCAGAATTGGGGTTGCCATTTTCTCCACTGTGTGATCGTAAAGCCACTATGATAGCACAGTCCCAAATTG GCTTTATTGACTTTATCGTGGAGCCGACATTCTCTGTGCTAGTGGACACCACAGAGAAGATCATCGCTCCTCTGATAGAGGAAACTTTAAAGTCAGGAGGCATGCACAGGTCAAG TTTAACAGCTCAAGGTTCAGCTGCTGTGGTCGAGTCCGTTCAGAGACACAGTGACCGAGACTCTGCGCTTAATGACTACTCACTCGCTGGCATTAACCTCAAACAGGTCCAATACACTCTGTCTGAAATCATCCAGAGCAACAAGGAGCGCTGGAAGGAACTCTCCGTTCAAG AATTGGCCAGTAAGGAGCGTGAGCAGTGCGAAACTTCACCCCGTAAACCCGACGTCACTTTGACTCGCAAAGACTCCGAGTCAAAGTCCCTTAGTGACATGAACAACACCGACTCCCTCCACTCCTCACAGGACTCTCTAGAGCAGAGCACTGCCTCTCACAGCGCCGATCCGGGCGATGCCAGTCCCGACGCCAGTCCAGACGCCAGTCCTCACACTCATCGACCATTACCATGGAATGGCAAAACGGCCTGA
- the pde1a gene encoding dual specificity calcium/calmodulin-dependent 3',5'-cyclic nucleotide phosphodiesterase 1A isoform X2, translating to MDRYVSIKRQLLHSPIFRLRCLVKQLEKGEVNVVDLRKNIEYAASVLEAVYIDETRRLLDTEDELSDIQADSVPMEVRDWLASTFTRKMGVVRRRPEEKPRFRSIVHAVQAGIFVERMYRRTSNMAGLTYPPAVILTLKDVDKWSFDVFTLQEASSEHALKFLVYELLTRYDLINRFRIPVSSLVAFVEALEVGYSKHKNPYHNLIHAADVTQTAHYLMLHTGIMHWLTELEILAMVFAAAIHDFEHTGTTNNFHIQTRSEVAILYNDRSVLENHHVSAAYRLMQEDEMNILINLSKDDWRELRTLVVEMVMSTDMSCHFQQIKTMRNSLQQPEGIDKPKALSLMLHAADISHPAKGWNLHYRWTQALMEEFFRQGDKEAELGLPFSPLCDRKATMIAQSQIGFIDFIVEPTFSVLVDTTEKIIAPLIEETLKSGGMHRSSLTAQGSAAVVESVQRHSDRDSALNDYSLAGINLKQVQYTLSEIIQSNKERWKELSVQELASKEREQCETSPRKPDVTLTRKDSESKSLSDMNNTDSLHSSQDSLEQSTASHSADPGDASPDASPDASPHTHRPLPWNGKTA from the exons GTTAAGATGTCTGGTTAAGCAGCTGGAAAAGGGTGAGGTGAATGTGGTGGATCTCAGGAAGAACATCGAATATGCTGCCTCTGTGCTGGAAGCTGTCTACATTGATGAAACCAG ACGCCTGCTGGACACGGAGGATGAGCTCAGCGATATCCAGGCTGACTCGGTGCCCATGGAGGTGCGTGACTGGCTGGCGTCCACCTTTACCCGCAAGATGGGTGTGGTGCGGCGGCGCCCAGAGGAGAAACCACGGTTCCGCAGCATCGTCCACGCCGTACAGGCCGGCATTTTTGTGGAAAG gaTGTACAGGAGGACATCAAACATGGCTGGCCTGACATACCCACCAGCAGTAATCCTCACTCTTAAG GATGTTGATAAATGGTCGTTCGATGTCTTCACACTTCAAGAGGCCAGCAGTGAACATGCTCTGAAGTTCCTGGTGTACGAGCTGCTCACCAGATACGACCTGATTAACCGCTTCAGG ATACCTGTGTCTTCTCTGGTGGCGTTTGTGGAGGCTCTGGAGGTGGGTTACAGCAAACACAAAAACCCTTACCACAACCTGATCCACGCTGCCGACGTTACTCAAACTGCACACTATCTGATGCTCCATACTGGCATTATG CACTGGCTCACCGAACTGGAAATATTGGCCATGGTGTTTGCTGCTGCTATCCACGACTTTGAACACACTGGAACCACCAACAATTTTCACATCCAAACCAG GTCAGAAGTGGCTATACTGTATAACGACCGGTCGGTTTTGGAGAACCACCATGTGAGTGCCGCCTACAGGCTAATGCAGGAGGACGAAATGAACATTCTGATCAACCTGTCCAAAGATGACTGGAG AGAGCTACGTACATTGGTGGTGGAGATGGTGATGAGTACGGATATGTCCTGCCACTTCCAACAGATCAAAACTATGAGGAACTCACTACAGCAGCCAGAGGg gatTGACAAACCTAAAGCTCTGTCTCTAATGCTGCACGCTGCCGACATTAGCCACCCAGCTAAAGGTTGGAACCTGCACTACCGCTGGACTCAGGCTTTGATGGAGGAGTTCTTcagacag ggtgATAAGGAAGCAGAATTGGGGTTGCCATTTTCTCCACTGTGTGATCGTAAAGCCACTATGATAGCACAGTCCCAAATTG GCTTTATTGACTTTATCGTGGAGCCGACATTCTCTGTGCTAGTGGACACCACAGAGAAGATCATCGCTCCTCTGATAGAGGAAACTTTAAAGTCAGGAGGCATGCACAGGTCAAG TTTAACAGCTCAAGGTTCAGCTGCTGTGGTCGAGTCCGTTCAGAGACACAGTGACCGAGACTCTGCGCTTAATGACTACTCACTCGCTGGCATTAACCTCAAACAGGTCCAATACACTCTGTCTGAAATCATCCAGAGCAACAAGGAGCGCTGGAAGGAACTCTCCGTTCAAG AATTGGCCAGTAAGGAGCGTGAGCAGTGCGAAACTTCACCCCGTAAACCCGACGTCACTTTGACTCGCAAAGACTCCGAGTCAAAGTCCCTTAGTGACATGAACAACACCGACTCCCTCCACTCCTCACAGGACTCTCTAGAGCAGAGCACTGCCTCTCACAGCGCCGATCCGGGCGATGCCAGTCCCGACGCCAGTCCAGACGCCAGTCCTCACACTCATCGACCATTACCATGGAATGGCAAAACGGCCTGA